One region of Vigna angularis cultivar LongXiaoDou No.4 chromosome 10, ASM1680809v1, whole genome shotgun sequence genomic DNA includes:
- the LOC108334725 gene encoding primary amine oxidase: MKLFMHLLFFFCCFLQAAVSIGLLQSTHPFDPLTKQEINLIQTIILNKYPTKTNHVKFHYVGLDDPDKATVLKWVSTGAPTTRNAFVIAIINSQVHELTINLRSSRLLSDNIHTGNGFPTLTVDEQSDALQLPFKHGPFVESIKKRGLNLSEVVCSGFTVGWYGETQSSKRVLRIECFMKEETANIYVRPINGITIVADLEQMKIIDYHDNAVEPVPKAENTEYRASHLKPPFGPRLHSFASYQPEGPGFTIKGHSVSWANWKFHIGYDVRAGVIISTASIYDPEVHKSRSVLYRGYISELFVPYQDPTEEWYYKTFFDAGEFGFGQSMVSLEPLHDCPPHSQFLDSYVVGRDGSPQLLQNAICVFEQYGGISWRHTETAIPNEEIREVRSDVSLIVRSVVTVGNYDNVLDWEFKTSGSIKPAISLSGMLEIKAVNITHNDEIKGDQHGTLVSEHSIGVYHDHYYIYHLDFDIDGVENSFVKTNLKTVEVRDQSSKRKSYWTTSSEVVKTESDAKIKLGFSPSELAVVNPNKKTSIGNEVGYRLVPNAAAHPLLTDDDFPQTRGAFTNYNVWVTPYNRTEKWAGGLYVDQSRGDDTLAVWTKQNRGIENKDIVLWYVVGIHHVPCQEDFPIMPLLSTGFELRATNFFERNPVLKTLSPGIVKGPGCKRP, translated from the exons ATGAAACTCTTCATgcacctcctcttcttcttctgctgctTCCTTCAAGCAGCAGTTTCCATTGGTCTATTGCAATCGACTCACCCATTTGACCCCTTAACAAAACAAGAAATCAACCTAATCCAAACCATAATCCTAAATAAATACCCGACCAAAACAAACCATGTCAAGTTCCACTACGTAGGCCTCGACGACCCCGACAAAGCCACTGTCCTCAAATGGGTCTCAACCGGCGCCCCAACCACACGCAATGCCTTCGTCATCGCCATCATCAACTCCCAAGTCCACGAGCTCACAATAAACCTACGATCCTCTCGGCTTCTCTCTGACAACATCCACACCGGAAACGGGTTCCCCACCTTAACGGTGGATGAGCAAAGCGACGCCTTGCAACTGCCCTTCAAGCACGGTCCCTTTGTGGAGTCCATAAAAAAGAGGGGCTTGAACTTGTCGGAAGTGGTGTGCTCTGGTTTCACCGTCGGATGGTACGGCGAAACCCAGAGCAGCAAAAGGGTTCTTAGAATCGAGTGCTTCATGAAGGAAGAAACTGCGAATATCTACGTGAGACCCATCAACGGAATAACCATTGTGGCTGATCTTGAACAGATGAAGATCATTGATTATCATGATAACGCTGTTGAGCCTGTTCCCAAGGCGGAAAACACCGAATATCGAGCTTCGCATTTGAAACCACCGTTTGGTCCGAGGCTTCATTCTTTTGCCTCATATCAACCCGAGGGTCCTGGCTTCACCATCAAAGGACACAGTGTCAG CTGGGCCAATTGGAAGTTTCACATAGGGTACGATGTTCGAGCTGGAGTGATAATTTCAACGGCATCAATCTACGACCCTGAAGTGCATAAATCTCGTTCAGTGTTATACAGAGGATACATTTCTGAACTATTCGTGCCATACCAGGATCCAACCGAGGAATGGTATTACAAGACATTCTTCGATGCCGGTGAATTCGGGTTCGGTCAATCTATGGTTTCTTTGGAACCCTTGCATGATTGTCCCCCACACTCACAGTTCCTAGATTCCTATGTTGTGGGAAGGGATGGAAGCCCTCAACTGTTGCAGAACGCAATCTGTGTGTTTGAACAGTATGGTGGTATCAGTTGGCGTCACACTGAAACAGCAATTCCTAACGAGGAA ataCGAGAGGTTAGATCTGACGTCAGTCTGATAGTTAGATCAGTGGTTACTGTGGGCAACTACGACAACGTCTTAGATTGGGAGTTCAAAACAAGTGGTTCAATAAAGCCTGCT ATATCACTGTCGGGAATGTTGGAAATTAAGGCAGTGAACATTACTCATAATGACGAGATAAAGGGTGACCAACATGGCACATTGGTGTCAGAACACAGCATTGGGGTTTACCATGATCATTACTACATATACCATCTTGACTTCGACATTGATGGTGTGGAAAACTCCTTTGTGAAGACCAATCTGAAGACTGTGGAAGTGCGTGACCAGAGTTCAAAGAGAAAGAGCTATTGGACAACTAGTAGTGAGGTTGTGAAGACTGAATCTGATGCAAAGATAAAACTAGGGTTTAGTCCATCAGAGCTAGCAGTGGTGAATCCTAACAAGAAGACTTCCATTGGGAACGAGGTGGGCTACCGTTTGGTTCCAAATGCAGCAGCTCATCCACTTCTCACCGATGACGACTTTCCTCAAACACGTGGTGCCTTCACCAATTACAACGTTTGGGTTACGCCTTACAATAGGACTGAGAAATGGGCTGGCGGGTTATACGTTGATCAGAGCCGTGGAGATGATACATTGGCTGTTTGGACAAAGCA GAACAGAGGTATTGAGAACAAGGACATCGTACTGTGGTACGTGGTGGGAATCCACCATGTCCCGTGTCAGGAAGATTTTCCAATAATGCCATTGTTGAGCACTGGATTTGAATTGAGAGCAACAAATTTCTTTGAGAGAAATCCAGTTCTTAAGACGCTTTCTCCCGGGATTGTTAAAGGGCCAGGCTGTAAGAGGCCATAG
- the LOC108335495 gene encoding cytochrome b5, producing the protein MPTLTNFYAIQDLSHHKTKDDCWILVGGKVYDVTQYLDDHPGGDDVILAATGKDATEDFEDAGHSKSARELMEQYCIGELDPSPPVSTKHSYSEKFMQLTKQYWAVPVTFVGISVVVGFLYLRKK; encoded by the exons ATGCCAACCCTCACCAATTTCTACGCCATTCAAGATTTATCCCACCACAAAACCAAAGACGATTGCTGGATCCTCGTCGGTGGAAAG GTATACGACGTGACACAATATTTGGATGATCATCCTGGTGGAGACGATGTAATCCTTGCTGCAACAG GGAAAGATGCAACAGAAGATTTTGAAGATGCTGGCCACAGCAAAAGTGCAAGAGAACTTATGGAGCAGTATTGCATTGGTGAGCTCGACCCATCACCTCCAGTTTCCACCAAGCATAGCTATTCTGAAAAATTCATGCAGCTGACAAAGCAATATTGGGCTGTTCCTGTGACCTTTGTTGGTATCTCAGTGGTAGTTGGTTTCTTATACTTACGTAAGAAGTAA